In Dryobates pubescens isolate bDryPub1 chromosome 8, bDryPub1.pri, whole genome shotgun sequence, a genomic segment contains:
- the BLZF1 gene encoding golgin-45, translating into MTSVEKVEDASSPIRGPGDGMETEQAAEAAEVITGASATSHHIHHSPLKKTVSSLSPGVLQLGKIHADKSVEIEAIRILVPKAAITHVVPSKNAKVAKSVGHKGDVFHQSDGATDPKKEQTELKSAVEKLKNSEKRLLQDKEGLSNQLRVQTEVNRELKKLLVASVGDDLQYHFERMAREKNQLILENEVLGRNLSQLSEQLERMSIQCDVWRSKFLASRVMADELTNTRAILQRQTRDAQSAIQDLLSERDQFRQEMIDTHKLLEELMVSLQWGRQQTYYPSAQPYTTTELAAVNCKLAKAVSSHLLGNVGTNSPKKTSTAVEFCNTPAEKMAEMVLHVLDPAAHTETSTEVSFSETSSSSFLSTKKSIGRFHPYTRYEDVTFNCCNHCQGELIAL; encoded by the exons ATGACATCTGTAGAAAAAG ttgaggatgcctcATCACCCATCCGCGGGCCTGGAGATGGCATGGAAACAGAACAGGCAGCTGAAGCGGCAGAAGTGATCACTGGAGCCAGTGCTACAAGCCATCACATCCACCACAGCCCACTTAAGAAGACAGTCTCCTCCCTGAGTCCTGgagttctgcagctggggaaaatCCATGCTGATAAATCAGTGGAGATTGAAGCTATTCGTATATTAGTCCCCAAAGCGGCTATCACCCATGTTGTTCCATCTAAAAATGCTAAGGTAGCTAAATCAGTGGGACATAAAGGAGATGTGTTCCATCAGTCAGATGGAGCCACAGATCCCAAGAAGGAACAGACAGAGCTGAAAAGTGCAGTTGAAAAGCTGAAGAATTCAGAAAAGCGTCTGTTGCAGGATAAAGAAGGTCTCTCTAATCAGCTGCGTGTACAGACAGAG GTGAATCGGGAGCTGAAGAAGTTACTTGTTGCATCTGTTGGGGATGACCTGCAGTACCACTTTGAGCGGATGGCTCGTGAGAAAAACCAGCTCATCCTAGAAAATGAGGTTCTGGGCCGCAATTTGTCCCAGCTGTCAGAGCAGTTGGAGCGCATGTCCATACAGTGTGATGTGTGGAGAAGCAAATTCCTGGCAAGCAG GGTCATGGCTGATGAACTAACCAATACCAGAGCCATTCTTCAGCGTCAGACCAGGGATGCACAAAGTGCTATCCAGGACTTGCTGAGTGAACGCGATCAGTTCCGTCAAGAGATGATTGATACGCACAA GCTTCTGGAGGAGCTGATGGTTTCTCTTCAGTGGGGCAGACAACAGACATACTATCCTAGTGCCCAACCTTACACTACAACAGAGCTAGCAGCTGTGAATTGTAAGCTAGCCAAAGCTGTAAGTTCACATCTTCTTGGAAATGTTGGCACCAACAGTCCAAAAAAGACTTCAACAGCTGTGGAGTTTTGCAATACCCCTGCTGAGAAAATGGCTGAAATG GTGCTACATGTACTGGACCCAGCTGCACATACAGAAACCTCAACTGAAGTTTCCTTTTCTGAgacttcctcttcctccttcctttccacaAAGAAGAGTATTGGAAGGTTTCACCCATATACAAGATATGA